A stretch of Camelina sativa cultivar DH55 chromosome 18, Cs, whole genome shotgun sequence DNA encodes these proteins:
- the LOC104761257 gene encoding uncharacterized protein LOC104761257: MYLMSFFTNYILYNQHIADPESIPEPIKNLVGKTFAFLVCVERENIWDGKDSYRVTKLLSKDGLLAEQVTEDSADIVNSASIGSGDQVPLALTYSGSTDSSTPSSKRVYACNVDGSEQGSSSKKVCVKPMENPEDIFNRDTATLTFQENNVKEGTTEDVENDVGKKCVGEKINETEVDLKKMKGVNIKVEK; the protein is encoded by the exons ATGTATCTTATGTCTTTTTTTACtaactatattttatacaaCCAACATATTGCAGATCCTGAATCTATTCCAGAACCAATCAAGAACTTGGTTGGCAAGACATTTGCATTCCTGGTATGTGTGGAGCGAGAAAACATTTGGGATGGAAAGGATTCTTACAGGGTAACCAAATTACTCTCTAAAGATGGACTACTGGCCGAACAAGTCACTGAAGATTCAGCTGACATTGTCAACTCAGCTTCGATTGGATCTGGTGATCAG GTTCCACTTGCATTAACTTATAGTGGAAGTACTGATTCAAGTACACCCTCATCAAAGCGTGTTTATGCATGTAATGTTGATGGAAGTGAACAAGGATCTTCTTCCAAAAAGGTCTGTGTCAAACCCATGGAGAATCCTGAAGACATATTTAATCGTGATACTGCTACCCTTACCTTTCAAGAAAACAACGTGAAAGAGGGTACTACTGAGGACGTGGAGAATGATGTGGGAAAGAAGTGTGTTGGTGAGAAGATCAATGAGACGGAGGTGgatttgaagaaaatgaaaggAGTTAACATCAAGGTTGAGAAGTAG